Genomic DNA from Desulfovibrio sp.:
CCGGGCCGCGCCGTGCGGATATGAACGCCAAGCCCGCTGGCCACAAGGCCCTCGCGCCGCAGCCGCGTGGCCGCCCGCACGGCAAAGGTGGAAAGCGCCTGTGCCAGCATGGCCTTGTCGTGGATGCGCTGCGCAAAAGAACGCGTGGACATGAGTGTTTTGCGCGCCACAGGAGCAGTCTCGTTGCCGAGGCAGGGAACGCCGCGCAATTCCAGAGCCGTGCGCCAGCCCGTCACGGTGAGCAGACGGCGCAGCATGATGTCGTCAGCATTTTTCAGATGCAGGGCCGTGCAGATGCCCTCGGCCCACAAGCGCCGCGCCTGCCGCCGCCCCACGCCCCAAACATCCTCAACGGGCGTACCGGCAAGTATGCGGTCGATGTCGCGCTCTTGCCGTGCCAGGGAAAACACGCCCCCGTAGGACGGATGCTTTTTGGCCACATGTGTGGCAATCTTGGCAAGGGTGCGCGTTGCTCCAACCCCGACGGAAACCGTGATTCCCGTCCAGCGCTGGATGCGTTGACGCACATCGCGGCAGAATTCGGGCAGATTGGCCCGCTGGGGGGCCTCAAGCCGCAAAAAGGATTCATCAATGGAATACGGCTCCACCAGAGAGCAGCACTGCTCAAGGATGCTGATTACCCGTGCGGAAATATCGCCGTAAAGAGCGTAATTGGAGGAGAATACTGCCACGTT
This window encodes:
- a CDS encoding Y-family DNA polymerase, whose amino-acid sequence is MSSTSSDSPASLWALVDCNNFYASCEKLFRPDLADRPVVVLSNNDGCIVSRSAEVKALGIPMGAPEFKLRSQLRALNVAVFSSNYALYGDISARVISILEQCCSLVEPYSIDESFLRLEAPQRANLPEFCRDVRQRIQRWTGITVSVGVGATRTLAKIATHVAKKHPSYGGVFSLARQERDIDRILAGTPVEDVWGVGRRQARRLWAEGICTALHLKNADDIMLRRLLTVTGWRTALELRGVPCLGNETAPVARKTLMSTRSFAQRIHDKAMLAQALSTFAVRAATRLRREGLVASGLGVHIRTARPGQAAAGERLYDQSAQCPLPMPTADSQMFIRTALDGLERIFLPGFAYAKAGVMLYGLERADAVQGSLLALAAGLESGGDGRRQSLMRSLDNINNRFGRDTVIFGAQGMGDAPWHMRQEHRSPRLTTCWDELPLARC